A genome region from Anopheles stephensi strain Indian chromosome 2, UCI_ANSTEP_V1.0, whole genome shotgun sequence includes the following:
- the LOC118507392 gene encoding venom serine protease-like: protein MMAMKIGWKACGTILLALVAIVAGQYGSCDFTYNYTSGLTSFIQSPNFSNYYAPGTKCRYTVNAPVGHYLYAQCYDMYLPSSTGCYYDKLAVSLSGDANLADAQIRCGTTTFNVQSSYNKLVVALLGSTSTAGGRFRCQITAIKIPCDCGRRKTATIVNGFPTLVNEYPMMSALVDGPSKSIFCGSTIVTDRHVLTAAHCLLSRSVANTFVLVGDHNIKTGAETSYSSAMVASTFTTHPSYNPTAKTNDIALVRTANTIVFNPGVGRVCLPFRFSTSTFDNVRLSALGWGTIDFGAPTSDVLLQTTLAVEPSSSCSTKLSRTILATQMCTFAAGNDTCQNDSGGPLYYTDPNSQLVYEVGVVGFGVACASSFPSVNTRVTSYLDWITTTTGYTFCEK from the exons ATGATGGCGATGAAGATCGGCTGGAAAGCCTGTGGAACGATCCTGCTGGCGTTGGTTGCAATCGTCGCTGGGCAGTACGGGTCATGTGACTTCACGTACAACTACACCAGCGGTTTGACCAGCTTTATTCAATCGCCCAACTTTTCCAACTACTATGCACCGGGCACAAAATGCCGGTACACCGTGAACGCACCGGTAGGACACTATCTGTACGCGCAATGCTACGACATGTATCTGCCCTCGAGTACCGGGTGCTACTATGACAAGCTGGCCGTTTCGTTGAGTGGAGATGCAAATCTGGCCGATGCTCAGATACGGTGCGGAACGACCACCTTCAACGTGCAGAGCAGCTACAACAAGTTGGTGGTGGCTTTGCTGGGCAGTACTAGCACGGCCGGTGGACGGTTCCGTTGTCAGATAACGGCCATCAAGATTCCGTGCGATTGTGGACGTCGTAAGACG GCTACCATCGTAAATGGGTTCCCTACGCTGGTGAATGAGTACCCGATGATGTCCGCATTGGTGGATGGACCGTCGAAGTCGATCTTCTGTGGATCTACCATTG TTACTGATCGGCATGTGTTGACAGCTGCTCACTGTTTGCTGAGCAGATCGGTCGCCAATACGTTCGTCCTGGTGGGAGATCACAATATTAAAACCGGAGCCGAAACAAGCTATTCGTCGGCTATGGTCGCATCTACTTTCACCACGCATCCAAGCTATAATCCCACTGCGAAAACGAACGATATTGCATTGGTACGAACTGCCAACACGATTGTCTTCAATCCCGGCGTTGGACGGGTGTGTCTTCCGTTCCGGTTCAGCACCAGCACCTTCGATAATGTTCGCCTGAGTGCGCTTGGCTGGGGTACGATCGATTTCGGTGCACCAACGTCGGATGTGCTGCTGCAGACAACGTTGGCCGTAGAACCGTCCAGCTCCTGCTCGACCAAACTTTCGCGGACGATCCTCGCAACGCAGATGTGTACGTTTGCGGCTGGTAACGATACGTGCCAGAACGATTCGGGCGGTCCACTGTACTATACGGACCCGAACAGCCAGCTGGTGTATGAGGTCGGTGTGGTTGGGTTTGGGGTGGCCTGTGCCTCCAGTTTCCCCAGTGTGAACACGAGGGTTACATCGTATCTGGATTGGATTACTACCACCACCGGGTACACGTTCTGTGAGAAGTAG
- the LOC118507393 gene encoding venom serine protease-like produces the protein MCGSKLFIVALFATVVAFPYVDAQFTGCDRQKTFTAGEVFYVESPNFPNYFARGTNCRWQLTAPVGNTLYVNCYDMYLASSTGCTADRLEISLQNDPTLAYATKYCGQRTFTLRSTGNRAVFALRTTTTSSGGRFRCQVVAQAPPCRCGLRRTSKIVNGVPTLVNEFPMMAGLVDSSSRSVFCGATIISEYHSITAAHCMRGRSISAAGLLVGDHNLSVGTDTSYSVLMRLASVTNHPSYVTSPSQNDIAIVRTADRIVFNAGVGPACLPFRFSSSSFAGSIVEATGWGTIDYGAPTSNVLRKVSLNVITQQSCQSSMKNILASHICTYTPSRDTCQYDSGGPLFYTSGGYVYLVGVVNYGISCATTKPSVSSRITSYLSWIQSMTPGVTYCSP, from the exons ATGTGCGGAAGCAAACTTTTTATCGTGGCGCTTTTCGCAACCGTTGTGGCGTTCCCGTACGTGGATGCCCAATTTACTGGTTGCGATAGGCAGAAGACCTTTACGGCCGGTGAAGTGTTTTACGTTGAGTCTCCGAACTTTCCCAACTATTTCGCGAGAGGGACCAACTGTCGCTGGCAGCTGACTGCTCCTGTCGGGAACACGCTCTACGTTAACTGCTACGATATGTATCTGGCCTCG TCAACCGGATGTACTGCGGATCGCTTGGAGATCTCGCTCCAGAACGATCCTACACTTGCGTACGCTACCAAGTACTGTGGACAGCGAACATTTACACTCCGATCTACTGGTAACAGGGCCGTGTTTGCTCTCCGGACGACTACCACCTCATCGGGAGGACGGTTCCGTTGCCAGGTCGTAGCACAGGCTCCACCCTGCCGCTGTGGTTTGCGCCGAACGTCCAAGATTGTGAACGGTGTACCGACGCTAGTGAACGAGTTCCCCATGATGGCTGGTCTGGTTGATTCCTCCTCACGGTCGGTCTTCTGCGGTGCTACGATCA TTTCCGAGTACCACTCGATAACGGCCGCTCACTGCATGAGGGGACGTAGTATCTCGGCGGCCGGATTGCTCGTCGGTGATCATAACTTGAGCGTCGGTACCGACACCAGCTACTCGGTGCTGATGCGTCTCGCCTCCGTAACGAACCACCCGTCGTACGTAACGAGTCCGTCGCAGAACGATATTGCGATCGTTCGTACAGCTGATCGCATCGTCTTCAACGCCGGTGTTGGACCTGCCTGTCTGCCTTTCCGATTCTCCAGCTCCAGCTTTGCGGGCTCGATCGTGGAAGCGACCGGCTGGGGAACGATAGATTACGGTGCACCGACTTCGAACGTTCTCCGCAAGGTATCGCTCAACGTCATCACCCAGCAATCTTGCCAATCTTCGATGAAGAACATTCTCGCTTCGCACATCTGCACCTACACACCTAGCAGAGACACCTGTCAGTATGATTCTGGCGGTCCTCTCTTCTACACGTCCGGAGGATACGTGTACCTGGTCGGTGTCGTCAATTACGGCATTTCGTGCGCAACCACCAAACCGTCCGTCAGCAGCCGAATCACTTCCTACCTGTCGTGGATTCAAAGCATGACACCGGGCGTTACTTACTGCTCACCGTAA